From the genome of Mastacembelus armatus chromosome 12, fMasArm1.2, whole genome shotgun sequence:
GGAGCCTGTGAAGAAGATCTTTGTTGGCGGTCTCTCTCCAGACACTCCTGAGGAGAAAGTCAGAGAGTACTTCGGTGCCTTCGGAGAGGTactttttttctaacatttctGGTTCAGCTCTTAGTCATGAGGatcatatttgtttgtttgcactttTCATGAAGACTATCAACTGTTGTATACATCTATTGACGATGTGAACAGGTTGAGTCAATTGAACTTCCCATGGagaacaaaaccaacaaaaggAGAGGCTTCTGCTTCATCACATTCAAAGAGGAGGAGCCAGTTAAGAAGATCATGGAGAAAAAATACCATAATATTGGACTAAGCAAGGTACAGACTATTAGTTCCTTTAAAATAAGAGTAGATTCTGATAACCGATGTGTTGATGTATTTTGCTGACTTTTATAAGACATTCATGAAcactatgaaaaaaatcaattgcACTTGTGTTCCTGCAGTGTGAAGTAAAGGTGGCGATGTCTAAGGAACagtaccagcagcagcagtactggGGAGGCCGAGGTGGATACTCATCCAGGTCTCGAGGAAGAGGTGGTGGTAAGTGGAGAATACCTTCATGGTTTcacacagtgaagaaaaatgtaaaccATGCTTCCTATTGACCTTCTAAATCCCACAGAGGTCATCATAGCTCTAAACTCTAAAGTCTTATTTATGACTGCGGGAACTTTGAGATGATGAAAACTAAACTGAATGAGATTTGTTGAGGGATTTGATCGTTTCTGtttaaattgttaaaaaacTGTCGAACCCCAACTCTGACGAACAGTGTTAAATATTCTGTGATTGAAATGGGCTGTAGTTGTTTCTTCTATCAAATGACAAGATGTAACCTTTAAACAAACACCGGTTTGATGCTGGAGTCACGTGGTGATTTGAAGATTGAaattctgtgtgtttgcaggtccAAATCAAAACTGGAACCAGGGTTATGGCAACTATTGGAATCCAGGATATGGAAATTATGGCAATTATGGTTACGGTAATCAGGGGTATGGAGGATACGGTGGCTATGATTACACTGGTTATAACAACTATTATGGATATGGTGACTACAACAGTGAGTAAACCCTTCTGATGTCAGCtattccatttattttattctacGTTTGCAATGATAAAAGGGCCTAAAATCCAGATTTTTACGCATCTGTAGATCAATCTGGTGGATATGGCAAGTCGCCACGGCGTGGTGGTCACACCAACAGTTACAAGCCGTATTAATGGGGGACCCCCTCATCTTTAAGGAGGTAGGTACACATTAAAATACACCACTTACTGTAAACTTAAAATAGCTATATTTACTTGGGAGTTTGGTAACATTATGTATAATTTCCTCTTATAAATTTCTTTTTCTCAGCACCCTCAAGTGCTTTACAGTAGTGGTAACATAGAGGCTACACTCATGTGGCGATTATTTAACAGCCGGCCTTCTGCTGCCTCTTTTgcaccttctttttttttaaactgtaaagtTAACAGGTAAAGTACAGCTACTACAGTAAATGGATGCCACAGTTAAGGATGTGcaaggaaacagaaaaggaagtATGTTGTCTCCTAACTCTGACATACCTTGTTTGTACCTGCCAGCGGAGCTTCCTTGCAGGCCATGAGCTGACTCCCAGATACTCTCAGGGCCCGCTCAATGCGGACCGGGTACGAGAAGCATACGCTCTCGAATGCTGCCATTTGGTATGGTCTTACAACATCCTGTATCAGCATTTCTAAACTAAACAGTATGGGACACGTCCAGCTTTGCCatctttctttccatttttaatttgtttgcaactgtttttaatgtaaaacttaaaatataCACATGTAATTGTCATTTTTTACAGGCCCTTACTCCCCCACAAGTAATgattataaatatgaaaaaataactaTTTGCTTTTCAAAGG
Proteins encoded in this window:
- the hnrnpd gene encoding heterogeneous nuclear ribonucleoprotein D0, producing MSDDYEFSDDPTIMRMEEDGQTNSDDPMSVAGDCGLMGGEAEGSRIDASKNEEDEGKMFVGGLSWDTTKKDLKDYFSKFGEVVDCTLKLDPMTGRSRGFGFVLFKDPESVEKVASQKEHKLNGKVIDPKKAKAMKSKEPVKKIFVGGLSPDTPEEKVREYFGAFGEVESIELPMENKTNKRRGFCFITFKEEEPVKKIMEKKYHNIGLSKCEVKVAMSKEQYQQQQYWGGRGGYSSRSRGRGGGPNQNWNQGYGNYWNPGYGNYGNYGYGNQGYGGYGGYDYTGYNNYYGYGDYNNQSGGYGKSPRRGGHTNSYKPY